The sequence ACGGGATCGTGCGCCCCTCGACGGTGACCAGGACGCCGAGGTCGAACCAGTCGCGCTTGTCGGACTCGACCGTCGTGACGGTGAGCTCCGGCTCGGCGGTCAGCTCGCGGTAGTCGGGGCGCTCGCCGATCGTCTCGACGCGGACGTCGCCCCGGGCCTCGATCACCGGGAGCACCCGGTCGACGAACTCGGCCGAGTCGAGCCCGTGCAGGGCGAGTGCCGCGGGCGGCCCCCCGAGGTCGGCGGTGAGACCCGCGGGCAGCGGGTGCGCGCCCACCGGAGCGCGGCGGCCGGCGTCGAGCCACGACCAGGCCAGATCGAGCCGGTCGGCCTCGCCGAACGTCAGAGTCAGGACCAGCACCGGCGGCAGGATCTCGGGAAGGGTCACCGAGCCGTCGCCGCTGACGACCTCGACGACGCGCGACAGCCGCGGGTAGAAGTCGCGGAGGAACTCCGCCTCTTCCGCAGCCGGCACCTCGATGGCCGTGCGCGCGGTCAGGAGGGCGCGCTGCTCGTCGGTGAGGGGCCCGGTGGGGGCCAGCACCAGCCGGAGGGCCGGGTCGAAGCTCCACGAGTAGACGCCGTGGTCGGCGATCACGCCGATCGACGACGCAGGATGCGCGTGCCCGTCGATCGAGACGGCCGCCGTCAGGCGCAGGTCGGCCGGCCCCTCGGCCCCGGTGCTGCTCGACGCCACATCGATCGCGACCGCTGCCCGCTCGGCCACGACCACGTCGGCCTCGCGCTTGCCGGTGACGAGGCTCACCCCGAGGCGCGCGCCCTCGGCGAGCAGCGGCCAGAGCAGCGGGCTCGCGAAGTCGTCGAGGAAGAGCCACTCCGAGTCGCCCGGGACGTAGGCGTCGCGGGCGGAGCGGTGCAGGGCCTGGAACTGCCCGAACCAGCGGTGCTGCTCGGGGCTGACGCCGAGGCGGTTGAGCGAGAAGGGGAGCGTGGTCCAGGTCAGGCTGCCGCGGACCCAGTTGCCCGTGGCGCTCTGCGTGACCGGTCGCACGCCGAGTCGGAAGGCCGCGCCCTTCGCCGCGCTCGCGGCCGACCCGGCTCGGGAGGTCGGGGCGCCCCACCGCGCGCTCTGCGACCGCGTGCGCTCGCGGAGCTCGAACTGCAGGCCCATCGGCGTCGTCCGCCGACGGTCGGGCGCACTCGTGTCGGCGAGAGCGTCGAGGGCAGCTCGCCAGGTGACACCGCCCGCCCCGGGGCCAGCGGCGGAGACGCCCGCAGCGGAGCCTCGCGTGGCCTCGGGGCGCAGGGCCTCCTGCTGGCCGGTGATCGTCGAGGCGTTGCTCTGGAGGAGGAGGGCGGCGACGTGCTTGCAGGCGCTGCCGACGAAGCAGGTGCAGGAGCTCGACGTCGGCTTCGCGGAGTCGCCCCTCGTGCGGTTCAGGGCGACCTGGGCCCGGTACGGCTCGGGTTCGCTGCCCACGACGCTCCCGGTCAGCTCGAGGGAGTCCTCGTCGAACTGCACGGCGTCGACCCGGTGCTCGCGCACGAGGGCCTTGGCGCGGTCGAAGGCGCCCGGGCCCACCAGGCGGATCACATCGGTGGCGTCGACGAGAGGGACGGCCGGAGGCATTCCCCTAGCCTGTCACGAGCCGCCGACAGTCCTCGTCCGGCCAGGCGCCGCCGCGGGACGGGCCGGGCCCCGAGGAGGCCGCACCCCAGCTTCTCCACGGCGGGCGGCCGTAGCATCGCCGCATGCCCGATCCTGCGACCCCGCCCGCCGACCGTCCCCGGCAGGGGCGGCTCGCGGCAGCAGCCTCGGGCGTCGTCTCGGTCGTCGCCTTCCTCGCGGCCGCCGAGGTCGCCGCGATCTTCGTCGGCGCGCAGTCGAGCCCCCTGGTGGGCGTCGGCAGCGCCGTGATCGACCTCGCGCCGCCCGGCGCGAAGACCCTGATGGTGGGGCTGTTCGGCACCGGAGACAAGGCCGCCCTGTTCGCCTTGATGGGCATCCTGATGGTGGCGATCGCAGCTCTCGCGGGTCTTGCTGAACGCTCCCGTGCGCCCCTGGGTCGCGTCATCCTGATCGTCGGGGCAGCGCTCGCCGTCCTCGCGGTCCGCACCCGGGCCGACGCCAGCGACTTCGACGTGGTGCCGAGCGTCGTGGGCGGCATCGTCGCGATCCTGCTGCTCCGCGCACTGATCGGGCGCTCGTTCCGCTGGGACGCCGCCCGCGCCAACCAGGCCGCCGAGGAGCGCGGCGGCGATCTCGTCGAAGTGGCACCGCCCCTCCGCGCACCCGGAGTGGAGCGCCGCGCGTTCCTCGGCCTGGCCCTCGTCGGCGCTGCCGCCGCCGTGGTCGTGGGAGCCGGAGCCCGGGTCATCACCGCGGCGCAGGTCAACGCGGCGTCGCTGCGGCAGGCCATCCGGTTGCCGAAGGCAAAGGTGACCGCACCGGCCGTGCCCGCCGGCGCCTCCCTCGACGTCGACGGGGTGTCGCCGTACGTCACACCCACCGCCGACTTCTACCGGATCGACACGGCGCTGTCGGTGCCGCAGGTCGACCCGTCCAGCTGGAAGCTCGAGATCACGGGGCTCGTCGACAAGCCGCTCACCCTCACCTGGGACGACCTCGTCGCCCTTCCGCTCGAGGAGCACCTCCTCACGCTCAGCTGCGTGTCGAACGAGGTCGGCGGCGACCTGATCGGCAACGCGCTCTGGCTGGGCTACCCGATCCGGTCGCTCCTGGCCAGGGTCGGCGCCGACTCGTCGGCCGACATGGTCCTGTCGCGGAGTGTCGACGGCTTCACCGCGAGCACCCCGCTCTCGGTCCTCACCGACCCGGGCACCGAGGCGATCCTGGCGATCGGGATGAACGGCGAGCCGCTGCCGCTCGAGCACGGCTTCCCGGTGCGCATGGTCGTCCCGGGCCTCTACGGCTACGTCTCGGCCACCAAGTGGGTCACCTCGATGAAGGTCACCCGCTTCGCCGACGAGACGGCGTACTGGACGACCCGCGGCTACTCGGCGAAGGCGCCGGTCAAGCTCGAGTCGCGGATCGACACCCCCGCCTCCGGCTCCACGGTCTCGCCGGGCAGCGGCGGCACCGTGCCGCTGGCGGGAGTCGCCTGGCAGCCGCACACCGGGGTCTCGGCCGTCCACGTCCGGATCGACGGCGGCCCCTGGCTCGAGGCCGACCTCGCCGACTCCGTCTCGGACGACACCTGGCGGCAGTGGGTCTACCGCTGGGACGCCCCGGCGGGCGAGCACCGCGTCCAGGTCCGCGCGACCTCGAAAGACGGCACCGTGCAGTCGTCGAAGAACGTGTCGCCCGCTCCGAACGGCGCCGAGGGCTGGGACGAGATCACGGTGAGCGTCAAGCGCTGACCCGCGGGAGCGCGATCCTGCGGGGTCCGGTAAAGACGCGGCGGTCCGGTGGATACGCGGGGTCCGGTGGATACTGGGCTGATGGTCGACAGCAACCTCGAAGAGCATCGCACCTCCGTCCGCGGAGCGTCCCTCGCCTGGACCGAGGAGGGCAGCGGCCCGACCGCCGTCTGGTGTCACGGGCTGAGCTCCAGCCGCGATGCGCAGGAGGTCAGCCGCATGTTCGACTGGTCGCCCGTCGTCGCGTCCGGCCACCGGCTCGTCCGGTATGACGCCCGGGGGCACGGCGGCTCGACGGCGACGCCCGAGCCGTCCGACTACGAGTGGCGGAACCTGGCGCAGGATCTCCTCGCCCTCCTCGACGAGGTCGCTCCAGGGGAGCGCGTGGCCGGCATCGGCTCGTCGATGGGCACCGCGACGCTGCTGCACGCAGCGCTCCTCGATCCCGACCGGTTCTCGAGGCTCGTGCTCACCAGCCCGCCGACCGCGTGGGAGACCCGCGCTGCGCAGGCCGGCTTCTACCGGCAGCTGGCCGATCAGGTGGAGGAGCAGGGGCTCCGCGTCTTCGAGGAGCAGATGCTCCAGGGACCGCCGCCGCCCCCGGCCTTCGGCGACGTCGATCTCACCGCCGACGGACTCGGCATCGACGAGGACGCCATGCCGACGATCTTCCGCGGCGCGGCCGGCTCCGACCTGCCGCAGCCTGAAGCGCTCGCCGAGATGCAGGTGCCGAGCCTCCTGCTGGCCTGGTCGGGCGACCCCGGGCATCCGGTCGTGTCGGCGTCGCTCCTCGCGGAGTACCTCCCGGACGCCGTCCTGCGCGTCGCGGCCACGCCCGAGCAGCTCGCCCGGTGGGGCGGCTACGCGGCGGACTTCCTGCGCTGACGCGCCTTCATCGCAGGCGCTCCGCGACGGGTCAGCCGGTGGGCGCGCACGACGACAGCACCCGCAGCATCGCGTCGCGCTCCGGCGGAGTCACCCACAGCCGGTAGCGCGCCTTCACCTCGACCTGGTGCTCGACGTAGTCGCAGCGGAACGCCTTCCGCGCGGGCAGCCAGGTCGCGGCATCTCCGGAGCCCTTCTGCTGGTTCGAGTGCCCGTCGACGGCGAAGAGGTTGGCCGGATCGTTCGCCAGCGCCTCGCGCTCCGCCTGCGAGAGCCGTTGCGCGCCGGTCCGCCAGGCCTCCTCGAGGGCGACGACGTGGTCGATCTGCACGAGCTGCGAGGTGGAGACCCCGCGGGTGAAGCGGATGGTCTGCCCTGTGTACGGCGAGACGAGGGTGCCCGAGACGACGCGGCAGGGCCCCTGGCGCAGGATGCCGGTGAGGTCGCGCGCCAGGATGTCGTCGCGGGTGTCGCACCCGTTCCGATCGACGTCGAGCCACGCCGTGCCGAAGTCGCCCTCGCGGTCGTAGCCGGTCGCCGGTGCGCGGCCCTTGACCGGGAGCGCGGCCAGGAGGCGGAGCGCTGGCCCCGCGGCCGATGACGCGGAGGAACCGAGCGAGGCCGAGGAGGCGGGAGCGGCCGACGCTTCGACGCCGGAGGTCGGCGCCGGAGCCGGAGCCGGGGCCGCATCGAGGGTCTCGCCGCGGACGGCTCCCACGACGACGGCGGCCACGAGCACCAGGCCGGCGCCGAGGAGGGACGCCAGGGCGCGCCGGCGCGCGCGGAGGGAGGAGGCGGTCACAGGCGACGGACGGCGTCAGCGCCCAGTGAGCGTCGCGGTCACGCGGTCCCACCAGGCGTCGGAGGCGGCCCGAGTCGGCTCGATGCGCGACGCCCAGGTGGACCGGATCGCGTCGGATGCGCGCCAGGTGTCGAGCGCGACGTCGGTGGCGCGGCCGTCGAGCACGTCGCGCGCCGTCACCACGCTCGACTGCCCGAAGTTGCCCAGGGCGCCGGTCAGCTTGACCGTCGTGTAGTCGTCGACGGCGATGCCCACGGTCGGAACCCCCGCGGAGACGGCGAAGATCGCCGGGTGGTAGCGGCTCGAGACCGCGAGCGACGCGCCGCGCGCGAACCGGGCCGCGGCGATGCTGTCGGTGGTGGGCTCGATCCTGCTCGGCTGCGTCATCCTGTCGATGACCCGGCGGTGGGCGAGGGAGTCGCCGCGCTCGTCTCCCGGGCCGCGGAGCGAGGCGAAGTGGGCGAAGAACACGATCTCGAGACCGGTCTCGGCGGCGACGCGGTCGAGGAGGCGGGCGGTGGCCTCGGCGAAGGCGTCGCGGTCGAGGCCGCCGACGTGCGCGGCCAGGGTCACGGCGCAGTAGGGCGCGACTTCCGGGCTGTCGGCCGCAGGCGCCTCCGCAGCCCGGTCGACCCCGAGGAAGCTCGCGTCGTCGATGGTCGACTCGACCCCGTCGCCGGTGACGCCGAGCTCGCGCACCAGCGCGGCCGATGCGGCCTCGCGGAGCCCGATGAGGCGCGCCGAGCCGAGCAACCGGGCGGTGAGGTCGCGGTCGTCCCCTTCGAGCTCCGGGCCGATGGTCTGGCCGCTGACGACGAACGGCTTGCCGAACCGGGCCGCCAGGGCCGCGAGGGTGGCCCGCTCGAAGATGTGCATCGGCCAGATCGACGCCATGTTGCCGCCGCCCGACACGGCGACGCCGTCGGCCTCGCGGACGGCCGCGATGACGCCGTGCGCCGGGTCGTCGCTCTCGAGGAGGCCGGACTCGCCGTCGGCGGTGCGGAGGACCAGCCCCATCCGCTCCTCCTGCGCCGCCCGGTCGCCCACGACCGCGGGCGAGAACCCGATGCCCGGGATCGCGTCGAGGCCGTAGCGCCGCCGGGTCTCGTCGGGGTTCGACGAGAGGCCGGTG is a genomic window of Frondihabitans peucedani containing:
- a CDS encoding polysaccharide pyruvyl transferase family protein — translated: MRILLLGDVGVLDDMVHIGDEAMFEEFASQLRRRGVTSLTGLSSNPDETRRRYGLDAIPGIGFSPAVVGDRAAQEERMGLVLRTADGESGLLESDDPAHGVIAAVREADGVAVSGGGNMASIWPMHIFERATLAALAARFGKPFVVSGQTIGPELEGDDRDLTARLLGSARLIGLREAASAALVRELGVTGDGVESTIDDASFLGVDRAAEAPAADSPEVAPYCAVTLAAHVGGLDRDAFAEATARLLDRVAAETGLEIVFFAHFASLRGPGDERGDSLAHRRVIDRMTQPSRIEPTTDSIAAARFARGASLAVSSRYHPAIFAVSAGVPTVGIAVDDYTTVKLTGALGNFGQSSVVTARDVLDGRATDVALDTWRASDAIRSTWASRIEPTRAASDAWWDRVTATLTGR
- a CDS encoding HNH endonuclease family protein; the protein is MTASSLRARRRALASLLGAGLVLVAAVVVGAVRGETLDAAPAPAPAPTSGVEASAAPASSASLGSSASSAAGPALRLLAALPVKGRAPATGYDREGDFGTAWLDVDRNGCDTRDDILARDLTGILRQGPCRVVSGTLVSPYTGQTIRFTRGVSTSQLVQIDHVVALEEAWRTGAQRLSQAEREALANDPANLFAVDGHSNQQKGSGDAATWLPARKAFRCDYVEHQVEVKARYRLWVTPPERDAMLRVLSSCAPTG
- a CDS encoding molybdopterin-dependent oxidoreductase, which translates into the protein MPDPATPPADRPRQGRLAAAASGVVSVVAFLAAAEVAAIFVGAQSSPLVGVGSAVIDLAPPGAKTLMVGLFGTGDKAALFALMGILMVAIAALAGLAERSRAPLGRVILIVGAALAVLAVRTRADASDFDVVPSVVGGIVAILLLRALIGRSFRWDAARANQAAEERGGDLVEVAPPLRAPGVERRAFLGLALVGAAAAVVVGAGARVITAAQVNAASLRQAIRLPKAKVTAPAVPAGASLDVDGVSPYVTPTADFYRIDTALSVPQVDPSSWKLEITGLVDKPLTLTWDDLVALPLEEHLLTLSCVSNEVGGDLIGNALWLGYPIRSLLARVGADSSADMVLSRSVDGFTASTPLSVLTDPGTEAILAIGMNGEPLPLEHGFPVRMVVPGLYGYVSATKWVTSMKVTRFADETAYWTTRGYSAKAPVKLESRIDTPASGSTVSPGSGGTVPLAGVAWQPHTGVSAVHVRIDGGPWLEADLADSVSDDTWRQWVYRWDAPAGEHRVQVRATSKDGTVQSSKNVSPAPNGAEGWDEITVSVKR
- a CDS encoding alpha/beta hydrolase; amino-acid sequence: MVDSNLEEHRTSVRGASLAWTEEGSGPTAVWCHGLSSSRDAQEVSRMFDWSPVVASGHRLVRYDARGHGGSTATPEPSDYEWRNLAQDLLALLDEVAPGERVAGIGSSMGTATLLHAALLDPDRFSRLVLTSPPTAWETRAAQAGFYRQLADQVEEQGLRVFEEQMLQGPPPPPAFGDVDLTADGLGIDEDAMPTIFRGAAGSDLPQPEALAEMQVPSLLLAWSGDPGHPVVSASLLAEYLPDAVLRVAATPEQLARWGGYAADFLR